A part of Legionella sainthelensi genomic DNA contains:
- the sidI gene encoding Dot/Icm T4SS effector Ceg32/SidI encodes MPKIYLLTAPFDEDAKTGDGQYAASLELGFAENYDIPCTWLKKDQRHYSIPFPSDTTSIPADTIPSAIVLQPVANENTLISGYKLKEALSSIEEAQEVNIKTVSPRTPKVLVKHDNSLQSLTIMDIYSQKPIQLDEINVDKIINSLKTKKTKLEKAIEDNNDELSKIKKPKSKLARLIKLYNENKENIKDRCSLNEYIEAHLIPKDFSTRHIKALDNFLSLKEHFAGPVNLKALEKLTDKFTGIKDYTYDFHSNNLPYDLERDKKFRNFYGFDELKGSIKGIITQLEELSRIRLAVAERYEHSFKAINEENEDLQSKLTFIKLIFNDGFKEVYDQEKFIKALLNPVEDAIRSYTNVKNKLENIQDIFANNDGYRDNLILELQNLISNQQEPYLSANKMLSGFYGKRILSASEGFHLAYQANRRDPIKPEVIKSMIASMQPIEEDTHLDIHIRPPDCGVFITPEDIKKFQEAKIKVNITIHEYKQNYTRRYLQQYTHDLMRQADSVQFFNESDRDNAIIAATYGDCDKRNTTESTGVAKKIREVGEEYTLDKYPVKKYDLKGKSGLTVASQKLSTTPDHPLDVVAKKPNILSFGTIRPGKGFEEALKLAQLVKQNASSIEKKIPQIPIVKLAGDPQDQELMQRIVEERFGSVAVETYQIKQAYDSKFTNSQRRDYWKNLVKELNRQVKEDGATLNNPYIEIHPWCEAHELLQLKQSCKYVCRMDDMGMRNNGSAIISVLDVGVVYTKFGSVTDDVFIKGGKYGNAVDIGEYRYGKFSLLKKEKDFIKEHDKEPLPKWLIKNPDSAYKRQPESRDPQDILNSIVAREENQLAYSKDIINSENYKTIVEAQKLLTERFTLKNAVDHLLENVGLQDLIIKEKVDELFETEEPLLAQTNNLGELATILPERLYLSKSCPELGFFGSRRSKLEIEEENNKLKKSIIVF; translated from the coding sequence ATGCCAAAAATATATTTACTAACAGCACCATTTGATGAGGACGCAAAAACTGGAGATGGACAATATGCTGCTTCTTTAGAATTAGGTTTTGCAGAAAATTATGACATACCCTGTACCTGGTTAAAAAAAGACCAAAGACACTATAGCATCCCATTTCCGAGCGACACTACTTCTATTCCAGCCGACACCATCCCAAGTGCGATAGTCTTACAGCCAGTTGCCAATGAAAATACCCTAATTAGCGGTTATAAGTTAAAAGAAGCTCTTTCTTCAATAGAAGAAGCCCAAGAGGTGAATATTAAAACCGTTAGTCCCAGAACCCCAAAAGTTCTTGTAAAGCATGATAACAGCTTACAATCACTTACTATAATGGATATTTACTCCCAAAAACCCATCCAACTTGATGAAATAAACGTTGATAAAATAATTAACTCCTTAAAAACAAAAAAAACCAAGTTAGAAAAGGCCATAGAAGATAATAATGACGAGCTAAGTAAAATTAAAAAACCAAAAAGCAAGTTAGCGCGTTTAATTAAATTATATAATGAAAATAAAGAGAATATTAAAGATCGTTGTTCTTTAAATGAATATATTGAAGCCCATTTAATCCCCAAAGACTTTTCAACGAGACATATAAAAGCCCTCGATAATTTTTTATCCCTTAAAGAACATTTTGCAGGTCCAGTCAATTTAAAAGCATTGGAAAAATTAACGGATAAATTTACTGGAATCAAAGACTACACCTATGACTTTCACAGTAATAATTTGCCTTATGATTTAGAGCGAGATAAAAAATTTAGAAATTTTTATGGATTTGACGAATTAAAAGGCTCCATTAAAGGAATTATCACGCAGTTAGAAGAGCTTAGCCGGATCCGTCTTGCTGTAGCTGAACGATATGAGCATAGCTTTAAAGCAATTAATGAGGAAAATGAAGACTTACAAAGTAAATTAACCTTTATTAAACTTATTTTTAACGATGGCTTTAAAGAAGTCTATGACCAAGAAAAATTCATTAAGGCCTTATTAAATCCAGTTGAAGATGCGATCCGCTCTTATACAAACGTTAAAAACAAACTGGAAAACATTCAGGATATTTTTGCAAATAATGACGGCTATAGAGATAATTTAATCTTAGAATTACAAAACTTAATTTCAAATCAACAGGAGCCTTATCTTTCTGCGAATAAAATGTTGAGTGGTTTTTATGGCAAAAGAATTCTTTCCGCAAGCGAAGGATTTCATTTAGCTTATCAAGCAAACCGACGCGATCCAATCAAACCTGAAGTGATTAAAAGTATGATTGCCAGCATGCAGCCAATTGAAGAGGACACTCATCTTGATATTCATATACGTCCACCAGATTGTGGTGTATTTATTACTCCGGAAGATATCAAGAAATTTCAAGAAGCAAAGATCAAAGTCAATATCACGATCCATGAGTATAAGCAAAATTATACCCGACGTTATTTACAACAATATACCCATGACTTAATGCGCCAAGCAGATAGCGTGCAATTTTTTAACGAATCAGACCGAGATAACGCCATTATTGCCGCTACTTATGGTGATTGTGATAAGAGAAATACAACTGAATCTACTGGCGTTGCTAAAAAGATAAGAGAAGTTGGTGAAGAGTATACTTTAGATAAATATCCCGTTAAAAAATATGATTTAAAAGGAAAATCTGGATTAACCGTTGCATCGCAAAAATTAAGCACAACCCCTGATCACCCTTTGGATGTAGTGGCTAAAAAACCTAATATCTTATCTTTTGGTACGATTCGTCCAGGTAAAGGATTCGAAGAGGCCCTAAAATTGGCACAACTAGTAAAACAAAATGCATCTAGTATTGAGAAAAAAATACCGCAAATACCCATTGTAAAACTAGCAGGTGATCCACAAGATCAAGAGTTAATGCAACGAATAGTTGAAGAACGATTTGGTAGTGTTGCTGTCGAAACTTATCAAATAAAACAAGCCTATGATAGTAAATTTACTAACAGTCAACGTAGAGATTATTGGAAAAACCTAGTCAAGGAATTAAATCGACAAGTTAAGGAAGATGGAGCGACTCTTAATAATCCTTACATAGAAATACATCCCTGGTGTGAGGCACATGAGTTACTGCAATTAAAGCAAAGTTGCAAATACGTGTGTCGAATGGATGATATGGGTATGAGAAATAATGGCTCAGCAATTATCAGTGTATTAGACGTTGGCGTTGTGTATACTAAATTTGGTTCAGTTACTGATGATGTATTTATTAAAGGGGGCAAGTATGGAAATGCCGTTGATATTGGCGAGTATCGTTACGGTAAATTCAGTTTATTAAAAAAGGAAAAAGACTTTATAAAGGAACATGATAAAGAACCACTCCCCAAATGGCTTATCAAAAATCCGGATTCTGCCTATAAGCGTCAACCTGAATCAAGAGATCCACAAGATATTTTAAACTCAATTGTGGCTCGAGAAGAAAATCAGTTAGCATACAGTAAAGATATCATAAATTCAGAGAATTATAAGACCATAGTAGAAGCACAAAAGTTATTAACTGAACGATTTACACTCAAAAATGCAGTAGATCATTTATTAGAAAATGTAGGACTCCAAGATTTAATTATTAAAGAAAAAGTCGATGAGTTATTTGAGACAGAGGAACCACTCTTAGCACAAACGAATAATTTAGGAGAGCTGGCCACGATTCTCCCAGAGCGCCTTTATTTATCAAAGTCATGTCCTGAGCTTGGTTTTTTTGGCTCTCGCCGCAGTAAATTGGAAATTGAAGAAGAAAATAATAAACTTAAAAAATCAATAATAGTATTTTAA
- a CDS encoding GNAT family N-acetyltransferase — protein MIRPAQSDDIPQLNQLIEHSARVLSSSDYTNMEIEGAIHAIFGVDKELINDQTYYVIEKNEVLIACGGWSKRKTLFGGDQCKAREEGFLDPQKDYAKIRAFFVHPNYARQGLGKKLLEYCEQQALANGFTKFEMMATLPGAKLYQICGYQMIEPKYFALSKDQSFKMLRMTKYVI, from the coding sequence ATGATAAGACCAGCACAGAGTGATGATATACCGCAACTAAATCAACTTATTGAACATTCAGCTAGAGTTTTAAGCTCTAGTGACTATACAAATATGGAAATTGAAGGAGCAATTCATGCGATTTTTGGTGTAGACAAAGAATTGATTAACGATCAAACATATTATGTTATTGAAAAAAATGAAGTGCTTATTGCATGTGGAGGATGGAGTAAACGAAAAACTTTATTTGGAGGTGATCAATGCAAAGCTCGTGAGGAGGGATTTTTAGATCCTCAGAAAGACTATGCCAAAATTAGAGCATTTTTTGTTCACCCCAATTATGCCCGCCAAGGACTAGGAAAAAAACTCTTGGAATATTGCGAACAACAAGCATTGGCTAATGGATTTACCAAGTTTGAAATGATGGCCACATTACCAGGCGCAAAACTTTATCAGATTTGTGGTTACCAAATGATAGAACCCAAATATTTCGCTCTTTCCAAGGACCAATCTTTTAAAATGCTACGAATGACAAAATATGTAATCTAA
- a CDS encoding Lrp/AsnC family transcriptional regulator has protein sequence MKKNKEEKPTTEPAKAVFLDKIDRKILNLLQKDNQITNLSLAEKVGISAPPCFRRVKRLRDEGIIVKDVSLVDPFKAGRGLIVFANITLEKQREDLLAHFERKMAEQEEVKQCYFVSGETDYLLIIHVSDMNHYNEFARRVFANEANIKMFRSSFCLNRTKYNTNIQFPED, from the coding sequence ATGAAAAAGAATAAAGAGGAAAAGCCAACAACTGAACCCGCTAAAGCAGTCTTTTTGGATAAAATTGATCGAAAAATTTTAAATCTACTACAAAAAGACAATCAAATTACGAATCTTTCTTTAGCAGAAAAAGTAGGAATTTCAGCCCCTCCTTGTTTTAGACGTGTAAAACGATTACGGGACGAGGGTATTATTGTTAAAGATGTTTCTTTAGTTGATCCTTTTAAAGCAGGGCGAGGTCTTATTGTGTTTGCTAATATCACCTTGGAGAAACAAAGAGAGGATTTATTAGCTCATTTTGAGCGTAAAATGGCAGAGCAAGAAGAAGTAAAGCAATGCTACTTTGTTTCTGGTGAGACTGATTATTTATTAATCATTCATGTGTCAGATATGAATCATTATAATGAATTTGCACGCCGAGTATTTGCAAATGAAGCGAACATTAAAATGTTTCGCAGTAGTTTTTGTCTGAATCGAACGAAATACAACACCAATATTCAGTTCCCGGAGGATTAA
- the eno gene encoding phosphopyruvate hydratase, whose product MQITKIQAREILDSRGNPTVEADVILKNGTQGRASVPSGASTGSREACELRDKDLKRYNGKGVQQAVAHVNHEINQALHLCSIEDQEALDNRLCQLDGTENKSRLGANAILAVSLAAARARANTHNLPLYAALNQGEKMCMPVPMMNILNGGAHADNNVDIQEFMIMPVGAPDFPIALQMGAEIFHGLKDVLKKQGLNTAVGDEGGFAPNIRSNRQALDLLCEAVNKAGFKLGDEIVLALDVAASELYKQEMYHMASENQKFTSVQLIDYYANLVANYPIVSIEDGLDEKDWMGWKHLTQQLGDRIQLVGDDVFVTNPKILQVGITQKVANAILIKVNQIGTLSETRQTIQLAHQNGYRCVMSHRSGETEDTFIADLAVATGCGQIKTGSLCRTDRIAKYNQLLRINEVAALPYAGKALFKK is encoded by the coding sequence ATGCAAATAACCAAAATTCAAGCACGTGAAATTTTAGATTCTCGTGGTAATCCTACTGTTGAGGCAGATGTTATTTTAAAAAATGGTACTCAAGGAAGAGCGAGCGTTCCATCTGGGGCCTCAACCGGAAGCCGTGAAGCGTGTGAACTTCGAGATAAAGATTTGAAACGTTATAATGGTAAAGGCGTACAGCAAGCTGTTGCACATGTAAATCATGAGATCAATCAAGCCTTACATCTTTGTTCTATTGAAGATCAAGAAGCCTTAGATAATCGATTATGTCAATTAGACGGCACAGAAAATAAATCTCGTTTAGGTGCGAATGCCATTCTTGCAGTATCACTTGCTGCCGCAAGAGCTCGAGCCAACACACACAACTTACCCTTGTATGCGGCCCTAAATCAAGGGGAAAAAATGTGCATGCCAGTTCCAATGATGAATATTTTAAACGGAGGAGCTCATGCCGATAACAACGTCGATATTCAAGAATTTATGATTATGCCTGTGGGAGCTCCTGATTTCCCTATCGCATTACAGATGGGAGCTGAAATTTTTCATGGGTTAAAAGATGTACTAAAGAAACAAGGCTTAAATACTGCTGTAGGTGATGAAGGCGGTTTTGCACCTAATATTCGCTCCAATCGCCAAGCCCTCGATCTGCTGTGTGAGGCAGTTAACAAGGCTGGCTTTAAATTAGGAGATGAGATAGTACTTGCTCTAGATGTCGCGGCTTCTGAACTTTATAAGCAAGAAATGTATCATATGGCTTCAGAAAATCAAAAATTTACCTCAGTGCAACTCATTGATTATTATGCAAATCTTGTTGCAAATTATCCCATAGTGAGTATTGAGGACGGCTTGGATGAAAAAGATTGGATGGGATGGAAGCATTTAACCCAGCAATTAGGCGATAGAATTCAATTAGTAGGTGATGATGTGTTTGTAACTAACCCTAAAATTCTCCAAGTAGGCATCACACAAAAAGTAGCCAACGCAATTCTTATTAAAGTAAATCAGATAGGAACTCTAAGTGAAACCCGACAAACGATCCAATTAGCACATCAAAATGGATATCGTTGTGTCATGTCACACCGCTCTGGAGAAACAGAAGACACCTTTATTGCCGATTTGGCAGTAGCCACAGGTTGTGGTCAAATTAAAACAGGATCACTTTGTCGTACCGACCGTATTGCCAAATACAATCAACTCTTACGTATTAATGAAGTTGCAGCATTACCCTATGCAGGAAAAGCCCTATTTAAAAAATAG
- a CDS encoding Maf family protein, translated as MSKFLQQESITLASASSIRLQLLQSLGIEFSVIPAHCDEEAIKATFDSENTLNLGYTLAACKALEVSQSHPEDFIIAADQLCVFGKLILNKPLNHQTAIEHLSLLSGKTHQQIACLCIAKNNEILWQHHEIAYLTLHHLSAQTIEAYLQSEKPYHSCGAYHYETQGKWLFKEVQGSEDTILGLPLRPLVRILIQLGAVRFT; from the coding sequence ATGTCTAAGTTCTTACAACAAGAATCAATTACTCTCGCTTCAGCCTCATCCATTCGCCTACAACTGCTGCAATCACTCGGTATTGAATTCTCTGTAATCCCCGCCCATTGTGATGAAGAAGCGATCAAAGCGACCTTTGATTCGGAAAATACACTTAATTTAGGGTACACTTTGGCAGCCTGCAAGGCGTTGGAAGTGAGTCAATCTCATCCAGAAGATTTTATTATTGCAGCAGATCAACTGTGCGTATTTGGAAAATTAATTCTCAATAAACCCTTAAACCACCAAACTGCAATAGAACATTTAAGTTTATTAAGTGGAAAAACGCATCAACAAATCGCGTGTCTTTGTATTGCCAAAAATAATGAAATACTTTGGCAACATCATGAAATAGCCTATTTAACCTTGCACCATTTAAGCGCGCAAACAATTGAAGCCTATCTGCAAAGTGAAAAGCCTTATCATAGTTGCGGTGCTTATCACTATGAAACTCAAGGTAAATGGTTATTTAAAGAGGTGCAAGGCAGTGAGGATACCATCTTAGGATTACCTTTGCGCCCTCTTGTCAGAATTTTAATACAACTCGGAGCAGTACGCTTTACCTAA
- a CDS encoding ZIP family metal transporter produces the protein MVSATSLKIFFAFSIFIVILMAGWYPFRKRIKDDKHIDFPIGETLATGVFLGAGLLHMLPDANALFMKMGYNYPFAFIITGTVFLIFLWFEHLGKELYHHNSATHPAFAILAWAMLSIHSVMLGAALGISHHNSMIIMIFLAIITHKWAESFAIAVQLNKSSMSMNTSLVFFLLFSFMTPLGIYLGWYFGQGVETNSIFDPILIASSAGTFLYLGTLHGLERCVMVERCCNLKDFSFVIIGFSLMALVAIYV, from the coding sequence ATGGTATCAGCTACCAGTTTAAAAATATTTTTTGCCTTTTCCATTTTTATAGTTATTTTAATGGCAGGCTGGTATCCCTTTAGAAAACGAATTAAAGATGATAAGCATATTGATTTTCCTATAGGGGAAACATTAGCTACAGGAGTATTTTTAGGAGCTGGATTATTACATATGCTCCCCGACGCAAATGCTTTATTCATGAAAATGGGATACAACTATCCTTTTGCGTTTATCATCACCGGTACTGTATTTCTTATTTTTTTATGGTTTGAACACCTGGGCAAAGAGCTATATCATCATAATAGCGCGACACATCCGGCATTCGCAATTTTAGCTTGGGCAATGCTCTCCATACACTCGGTTATGCTTGGAGCTGCCCTAGGGATATCCCACCATAATTCAATGATCATTATGATTTTTCTTGCGATTATTACCCATAAGTGGGCAGAAAGCTTTGCAATCGCAGTGCAATTGAATAAAAGTTCAATGAGTATGAATACGAGTCTCGTCTTTTTTCTTCTATTTAGCTTTATGACTCCGCTAGGCATTTATCTAGGTTGGTATTTTGGCCAAGGAGTAGAGACTAACTCCATATTTGACCCAATTTTAATTGCCTCATCTGCGGGTACATTTCTTTATTTAGGGACATTACATGGCCTAGAGCGCTGTGTTATGGTGGAACGTTGTTGCAATCTTAAAGATTTTAGTTTTGTGATTATCGGTTTTTCACTCATGGCTTTGGTAGCTATTTATGTCTAA
- a CDS encoding cation diffusion facilitator family transporter: MIQLDRYQQAKRVTLLGAIANALLGILKLVGGYFFHSHALVADGVHSFSDLITDAMVLFASKYGSLDADASHPYGHQRIETAATLLLALLLILAGVGIAWDSLYDLLKSDHIKPDWLSLPVICFSIMSNEFLFHYTLYIGKRINSKLITANAWHHRSDAASSLVVLVGLIGSLWGFSSLDAIAAIIVGFMIIKMGGDYAWNSVKELVDTAVSAELLAQIEQVIQKVDGVEKIHQLRSRSMGENVLIDVHILVSPKISVSEGHYIAQHVHHALTEQIESVKDVIVHVDPEDDERFCPSLHLPSRRVLYEQLLHEIHRDFPQILFWNLHYLDGKLEIDMVCEKHFTQWQELHKRALQTLKLQTDVVEVRLFSLQEIMHHN, from the coding sequence ATGATTCAACTTGACAGATACCAGCAAGCAAAAAGAGTAACTCTTTTAGGGGCAATTGCAAATGCCCTTCTTGGCATTCTTAAACTCGTTGGTGGATATTTCTTCCACTCCCATGCATTAGTAGCTGATGGAGTTCATTCTTTTTCTGATCTCATTACTGATGCGATGGTTTTATTCGCTTCTAAATATGGGAGTCTTGATGCAGATGCGAGCCATCCTTATGGACATCAACGTATCGAAACAGCCGCAACTTTATTATTAGCTCTTTTACTTATTTTGGCAGGTGTTGGTATCGCTTGGGATTCATTATATGACCTGCTCAAATCGGATCACATCAAACCTGATTGGTTATCACTGCCCGTGATTTGTTTTTCGATTATGAGTAATGAGTTTTTATTTCATTACACTTTATACATTGGAAAACGTATCAACTCCAAGTTAATTACTGCTAATGCCTGGCATCATCGTTCTGATGCCGCATCTTCTCTTGTTGTTTTGGTAGGATTAATTGGCAGTTTATGGGGCTTTAGTTCTCTAGATGCCATAGCAGCGATAATTGTAGGTTTTATGATTATAAAAATGGGGGGTGATTATGCTTGGAATAGTGTTAAAGAATTGGTGGACACAGCCGTCAGCGCAGAGTTATTAGCACAGATTGAGCAAGTAATCCAAAAGGTAGATGGGGTTGAAAAAATACATCAATTACGTAGCCGATCTATGGGTGAAAACGTATTAATTGACGTACATATTTTAGTATCGCCTAAAATATCAGTCTCAGAAGGACATTATATTGCCCAACATGTACATCATGCATTAACAGAGCAGATTGAAAGTGTTAAAGATGTAATAGTGCACGTTGATCCAGAAGATGATGAACGCTTTTGTCCTTCGTTACATCTACCCAGCAGAAGAGTATTATATGAACAGTTACTTCATGAAATTCACCGGGACTTTCCCCAAATACTATTCTGGAATTTGCACTATTTAGACGGAAAGCTTGAGATAGATATGGTGTGTGAAAAACACTTTACGCAATGGCAGGAGTTACATAAAAGAGCACTACAAACATTAAAATTACAAACTGATGTTGTAGAAGTTCGTTTATTTAGCTTGCAAGAAATCATGCATCACAACTAA